One genomic window of Polyangium aurulentum includes the following:
- a CDS encoding MarC family protein: protein MTELVPLFLVALSAVFFVVDPVGVVPIFLAITAGDSPEKLRRTALRASLTGFGMLTFFALFGGVIFKVFGISLSAFRIAGGVLLLMTALDMLRAKSPGTRTSPEETEEGVHKEDVALVPLAIPLLAGPGSIATAMVLMAKGKSYVSAIPVLLAIAITFVVTYYILRGASLVQRVLGRSGVAILERVMGLILAAIAVQFMAEGIVDFVARRAN from the coding sequence GTGACCGAGCTCGTTCCGCTCTTCCTCGTTGCGCTGTCGGCCGTCTTCTTCGTGGTCGATCCCGTGGGCGTCGTGCCGATCTTCCTCGCGATCACCGCGGGCGATTCGCCGGAGAAGCTGCGCCGCACGGCCCTGCGCGCGAGCCTGACGGGCTTCGGGATGCTCACCTTCTTCGCGCTCTTCGGGGGCGTCATCTTCAAGGTCTTCGGCATCAGCCTGAGCGCCTTCCGCATCGCGGGCGGCGTTTTGCTGCTCATGACCGCGCTCGACATGCTGCGCGCGAAGAGCCCGGGGACCCGGACCTCGCCCGAGGAGACGGAGGAGGGCGTGCACAAGGAGGACGTCGCGCTCGTGCCGCTCGCCATTCCGCTGCTCGCCGGGCCCGGATCGATCGCGACCGCCATGGTCCTCATGGCCAAGGGCAAGAGCTACGTCTCCGCCATTCCCGTGCTGCTCGCCATTGCGATCACGTTCGTCGTGACATACTACATCCTGCGCGGGGCATCGCTCGTGCAGCGCGTGCTCGGGCGCAGCGGGGTGGCGATCCTCGAACGTGTGATGGGCCTCATTCTGGCCGCCATCGCGGTGCAGTTCATGGCCGAGGGCATCGTCGACTTCGTTGCCCGACGCGCCAACTGA
- a CDS encoding methylthioribulose 1-phosphate dehydratase, protein MPLLQPKCLDDEAKTALLSLANRCHARGWALATSGNFSARIDGESFAITATGRCKGTLAEVDLLTVDLAGNPLSVGRPSAETPLHAQIYRRRPDAGAVAHTHSMPATVLSRALAAEGALVLTGYEMAKALAGVTSHEATIRLPIFPNDQDVHRLAAKIDDSIGDDDRVHGYLLEGHGLYTWGRDIAEASRHLEAIEFLLQCVLHARR, encoded by the coding sequence GTGCCACTCTTGCAGCCGAAATGCCTGGATGACGAGGCGAAGACCGCCCTTTTGAGCCTCGCGAACCGCTGCCATGCGCGCGGCTGGGCTTTGGCCACCAGCGGCAACTTCTCGGCGCGCATCGACGGCGAGTCGTTCGCCATCACCGCCACCGGCCGCTGCAAGGGGACGCTCGCAGAGGTCGATCTGCTCACCGTCGATCTCGCGGGCAACCCCCTCAGCGTCGGGCGCCCCTCGGCCGAGACCCCGCTGCACGCGCAGATCTACCGCCGCCGCCCCGACGCGGGCGCCGTCGCCCACACGCACTCGATGCCCGCCACCGTGCTGTCACGCGCGCTCGCCGCCGAGGGCGCCCTCGTCCTCACCGGCTACGAGATGGCCAAGGCCCTCGCCGGCGTCACCAGCCACGAGGCCACCATCCGCCTGCCCATCTTCCCGAACGATCAGGACGTCCACCGCCTCGCGGCCAAAATCGACGACTCCATCGGCGACGACGACCGCGTCCACGGCTACCTCCTCGAGGGCCACGGCCTCTACACCTGGGGCCGCGACATCGCCGAAGCCTCGCGCCACCTCGAGGCGATCGAGTTCCTCTTGCAGTGCGTCCTTCACGCCCGCCGCTGA
- a CDS encoding sigma 54-interacting transcriptional regulator produces the protein MHPSDRGDANDKLELVVFTAGDEPVMHALPAGGRVTIGRAPENDVRIDDPSVSRHHAVLHVGPPSRIEDTGSANGTFVRKREEQADAETRKVLRRPGETFAVELGDCIVLGSVLAVVRRTRASADAAGGAAQRATGASAVIVEDPAMRAVYDQARLAARAQISILLLGETGVGKEVLAREIHRASPRAQGPFLAIHCAALSESLLEGELFGHEKGAFTGAAQARAGLFEAADGGTVLLDEIGELSPSVQVKLLRVLEERAVMRIGARSPRPVDVRFIAATNRDLEAEIARGTFREDLFYRLNGIAITVPPLRARSAEVVDLASLFLAEACKKLDRPRVPSLSPEVRSALERYPWPGNVRELRNAMERVAVLCPGEMALPEHLPPRIAASAPQPPAFPPPPPPAPSAPGAPTLTIPVAPRPDAPAPTAAPVDREGDERQRILDALDQCAGNQTRAAELLGISRRTLVSRLEEYGLPRPRKR, from the coding sequence ATGCACCCGTCGGATCGGGGGGACGCAAACGACAAGCTCGAGCTCGTGGTCTTCACCGCGGGAGACGAGCCCGTGATGCACGCGCTGCCCGCAGGCGGGCGCGTGACCATCGGCCGAGCGCCCGAGAACGACGTGCGCATCGACGACCCGTCGGTGTCGCGCCACCACGCCGTCCTCCACGTCGGGCCGCCCTCGCGCATCGAGGACACCGGCAGCGCCAACGGCACGTTCGTCCGCAAGCGCGAGGAGCAAGCCGACGCCGAGACCCGCAAGGTCCTGCGCAGGCCCGGCGAGACGTTCGCGGTCGAGCTCGGCGATTGCATCGTGCTCGGCTCGGTGCTCGCGGTCGTCCGCCGCACGCGCGCCTCGGCCGATGCGGCGGGGGGCGCCGCGCAGCGCGCGACAGGAGCCTCCGCCGTGATCGTCGAGGACCCGGCGATGCGCGCGGTCTACGATCAGGCGCGCCTCGCGGCGCGGGCCCAGATCAGCATCCTTTTGCTCGGCGAGACCGGCGTCGGCAAGGAGGTGCTCGCACGCGAGATCCACCGCGCTTCCCCACGCGCGCAAGGCCCCTTCCTCGCCATTCATTGCGCCGCCCTCAGCGAGTCGCTCCTCGAGGGCGAGCTGTTCGGCCACGAGAAGGGCGCGTTCACGGGCGCCGCGCAGGCGCGCGCGGGCCTGTTCGAGGCGGCCGACGGGGGCACGGTGCTGCTCGACGAGATCGGCGAGCTGTCGCCCTCGGTCCAGGTGAAGCTCCTGCGCGTGCTCGAGGAGCGGGCCGTCATGCGCATCGGCGCCCGTTCGCCCCGGCCCGTCGACGTGCGCTTCATCGCCGCGACGAACCGCGACCTCGAGGCCGAGATCGCGCGCGGCACGTTCCGCGAGGACCTGTTCTACCGCCTCAACGGCATCGCGATCACGGTGCCGCCCCTGCGGGCGCGGTCCGCGGAGGTCGTCGATCTCGCGTCGCTCTTCCTCGCCGAGGCGTGCAAGAAGCTCGACCGGCCGCGCGTGCCCTCGCTGTCGCCCGAGGTGCGATCGGCGCTCGAGCGCTATCCGTGGCCGGGCAACGTGCGCGAGCTGCGCAATGCGATGGAGCGGGTGGCCGTGCTCTGCCCCGGCGAGATGGCTCTGCCCGAGCACCTGCCCCCGCGCATCGCTGCGAGCGCGCCCCAGCCGCCCGCCTTCCCTCCCCCGCCTCCTCCCGCGCCGAGCGCGCCGGGCGCGCCGACGTTGACGATCCCCGTCGCCCCGCGCCCCGACGCGCCCGCGCCCACCGCTGCGCCCGTCGATCGTGAAGGGGACGAGCGGCAGCGGATCCTGGATGCCCTCGACCAGTGCGCGGGCAACCAGACGCGCGCGGCCGAGCTGCTCGGGATCTCGCGGCGGACCCTGGTCTCGCGCCTCGAAGAGTACGGGCTGCCGCGACCGCGCAAGCGCTGA
- a CDS encoding PLP-dependent aminotransferase family protein — protein MARPPSVSIHIRVRAPGRRACAEDIVRTVAEDIASGRLSKGLRLPPVRELEHQLGISKNTVQAAYDELVARGLAEARARDGVYTASPGIAEKDPFPSLGAAPLAFTPPRLPPPARRVPGQIELSTVFIDPELLPVTQLTDCFRSVLSSPGLVPFYDAQGYPPLRAAIAERLRGRGMEVDADDVVLTTGSQQALDMVGRALSGGCVALEEPVYSYARLLFEDLGKEVVPLPLDPFGGPPLEVWAERIGKARPSLLYAITSYQNPTGYSYSTYEMVQLLEMSKHYGFALLEDDWGSDMLSCGEYRPTLRALGGKHVLYANSFTKKLLPALRVGYIVGSPETRDVLVAEKRLSTLANVAVTEAVVHEFLDRGYYDTHLKRVQAALDERYLGCLGALEELMPEGVRWSTPGGGPTLWLEVPRSIDLPSLRERLFRKGVTIEDSRNHFSGAPHLHGFRVSYAYLAPDRLRQALERLAEALSEEARRSIA, from the coding sequence ATGGCGAGGCCTCCTTCCGTCAGCATCCACATCCGCGTCCGCGCGCCCGGGCGGCGCGCCTGTGCCGAGGACATCGTGCGCACCGTGGCCGAGGACATCGCCTCGGGGCGCCTGTCGAAAGGCCTGCGGCTGCCGCCCGTGCGCGAGCTCGAGCACCAGCTCGGCATCTCGAAGAACACGGTGCAGGCCGCCTACGACGAGCTGGTCGCCCGCGGGCTCGCCGAGGCGCGCGCGCGCGACGGCGTCTACACCGCATCCCCCGGGATCGCCGAGAAAGACCCTTTTCCGTCCCTCGGCGCCGCCCCGCTCGCCTTCACCCCGCCGCGCCTTCCGCCCCCGGCGCGCCGGGTGCCGGGCCAGATCGAGCTGTCGACGGTCTTCATCGATCCCGAATTGCTCCCCGTCACGCAGTTGACGGATTGCTTTCGTTCGGTGCTGTCGTCGCCGGGGCTCGTGCCGTTCTACGACGCGCAGGGGTATCCTCCGCTGCGGGCGGCGATCGCCGAGCGGCTGCGGGGGCGGGGCATGGAGGTGGACGCGGACGACGTCGTGCTCACGACCGGCTCGCAGCAGGCGCTCGACATGGTGGGGCGCGCGCTCTCGGGGGGCTGCGTCGCGCTCGAGGAGCCGGTGTACAGCTATGCGCGGCTCCTGTTCGAGGACCTCGGCAAGGAGGTCGTGCCCTTGCCGCTCGATCCGTTCGGGGGCCCGCCGCTCGAGGTGTGGGCGGAGCGCATCGGAAAGGCGCGGCCGTCGCTGCTCTACGCGATCACGAGCTACCAGAACCCGACGGGCTACTCGTACTCGACCTACGAGATGGTGCAGCTGCTCGAGATGTCGAAGCACTACGGCTTCGCGCTGCTCGAGGACGACTGGGGCTCGGACATGCTCTCGTGCGGCGAGTACCGGCCCACGCTGCGCGCGCTCGGCGGCAAGCACGTGCTTTACGCGAACAGCTTCACGAAGAAGCTCCTGCCCGCGCTGCGCGTCGGATACATCGTCGGAAGCCCCGAGACGCGCGACGTGCTGGTCGCCGAAAAGCGCCTCTCGACGCTCGCGAACGTCGCGGTGACCGAGGCCGTGGTGCACGAGTTTCTCGATCGCGGCTACTACGACACGCACCTCAAGCGCGTGCAGGCTGCGCTCGACGAGCGCTATCTCGGCTGTCTCGGGGCGCTCGAGGAGCTGATGCCCGAGGGGGTCCGGTGGAGCACGCCGGGCGGCGGACCGACGCTCTGGCTCGAGGTGCCGCGCTCGATCGACCTGCCCTCGCTGCGCGAGCGGCTGTTCCGGAAGGGCGTGACCATCGAGGATTCGCGCAACCATTTCAGCGGCGCGCCGCACCTGCACGGCTTCCGGGTGAGCTACGCGTACCTCGCGCCGGATCGGCTGCGGCAGGCGCTCGAGAGGCTGGCCGAGGCGCTCTCCGAGGAGGCGCGGCGCTCCATCGCTTGA